The window GGTGTTAAAGCTATTGAGACGTTAATTAGCCAACGAGAGGTCAATACTATCGCTGACACCATTAACCTTTCTGAACAGCAGTTTTTTTATCTTGCCCGGGTGGATTGTATCGAACAGCCCTGTCGCCCCGAGTTTGATCCAAAAGGAAGAGTCAAAAATGATGGTTCAACCTTCGACTTAGGTTTTAAAGTCAACAAGACCGTCGCCCACAAAGATGCCTCACTAATGTCTGAGCAATATTGTCTTTATCGACCAGTGATTAACGATAACGTGACTTATTCCCCCCTGCAAAACTACTGTCAGGTAAACTCCGGAGGCCAGCGTTATCGAGTTGCCAGTTATTCTACAAAAATTCCCGTCGACAATATTCTCTCGGAATTAAATGCCAATAGACCGGTTGCTGCCGGCTTTAAATTGCCCAATAGTTTTTTTAATGCCAAAGGCTTGGTCAGCCTGGTTGACCCAAACACCGGTCAAGGCACCGGACCCCATACCGGTGGCCATGCAGTAGCCTTGATTGGTTATGTATTACTGCCTGAGACTTATTGGGCAATTGAAGGCAAATACTGCGTAGTCACGTCAAATAGTTGGGGCGAAGGCTGGGGCAAAGGCGGCTATGCCTGTATCACTGAAAAATGGATGAAAAAATTCTATATGTACTCAACGTCCATTTCTCAGGTCAACCAAGTTCAACTTTAAGAAACTGTAAAAAAAACCGGGATCACCAGCAACTAGTCACAACACTCCCTCTCAACAATTAAAACGGCTGGTAATTTATCCTGCTTCATTGTTCAAATTGATAGGCTTGGACACCTGTTGAATGTAAAGAAAATATTCACCTTATATGTATCGAGCTAGACTCGAACTGACACAATTGATTATTAGCCCGTAGAAGATCGTACCGTCCGGTGTCCGCACGAAAGCAGCCCTATTATTTAGGGTGAAACTGAAATTTACGATTGGCGAAACGTGCCAATTAGAGACGTTGGTACGAGGTCGGATAGAAATAATACTTGCCATGGCACAGTGCGGGGTCGGACCCACTTTTGTGCTGTTTACAAAAGTGGCTCTGACCCCTGACAGAAACCGTTGGCACGATTTCCCTAAATAAACCTTTTTCAGGTCACTCCGATTTATCAACTTGCCATTCTGGCAGATACTTCGAAACAACATCGTGCCAACGGTTTCTAAAGGGGGTCAGAGCAAAATTTTACACACTACGTAAAATTATTGGTCCGACCCCACATCGTGCCGCGATAAGATCGACCCTATCCAATTTCCTGCCAGCTGGAATGCGCACGTAATTACTCGGGCCTGCAATGGGTCACAAACGCGCATAGCGTTTGGACCGAGCCGAAGGCGAAGCCCGCAGGGCCTTAACAGCCCTCAGGCTGTTAAGGGTCACGTAGCCACCAAGGGCGCAATCAGGAGCGATGTACGCTTCTGTGCCAACTACGGTCATTAGCAGAAATGAAGAAGGCCCCAAAAGTGGAGCCTTAGTCGTTTAACTTACTTGGTTTATTTCTTACGTTTTATTCCAGCCAGTCCAACCAATGCTGAACCAAACAACCATGCCGCCGCAGGAACAGGTACGTCAGACAAGCTATAGGTCGTTATGTCGTTGTAGTAATATGTGGTCTGATCCTTATATAACAGCTCACGATCATCAAAAGGATTAACGTTGAACTGGAAATAACTGCCATTAAAGCTATACAGCATATCTATTAGCTGTATATCAATATCCCAGCCGCACTCTATACAAGAATGTAACCATTTATCTGATTGCATATTGCCATAATAAACTCCTTCTTCAGGGTCTATTTCTCCAGCACCACCACTATTATATTCGTACCCATAGCCAGCAAGTAATGCTTCAAAGCTTAAATCAAAATTTGTGGTTCTAAAAGGCGTTCCTTGCCAGCTAGGCCCCGAATCAATCAAGCTCACTCTAAACGAAGAATCGGAAGCAAGGTATTGAAATTGCGATCTTAAAAAAACGCTGCCAGATAAAGATGTTCTAACAGGCGGATAGCCATATTCAGTGCCCGGATCATAATGATTAGAGCTGGCACCAAGATTGTATTCAGTATAAACGCTCAAACCATACTGATCATTAGCGGTATAAAAAGTTGCATTGGCAGTCGCCCCCAATACGCTTTGGATATAACAGCCTAATGAAGGGTTGCAAATATCAATGATGCTAAGTGGCGCAGCTTTAGCGTAAAAAGGAAGGATTAGACCAAAAAGGCTCAAAATTAACTTCATCATGAGGGACACTCCATTGCAGCAATTATTTTTATGGTGGTTCATTTTTGTAAAGATAATATGCCATTAATTCTGAGCTCTGTAAATGTCAGATAAGGGTCACAAACGCGCATAGCGTTTGGACCGAGCCGAAGGCGAAGCCCGCAGGGCCTTAACAGCCCTCAGGCTGTTAAGGGTCAAAAGTTAGCAAAAGAGAAAAACTGGTCCATGCTTCTTCCGCCTTGATACCGGACATTGTTGATCTTACATATAACTCAGCTTGTTTTAAGACAATAGCTGCAGCCTGTCAGATCAAGCCTGCGTTACTGCACCTATACGTTAAAAACCATTTCCGTAACATCTTCAGGTATCACCAATTCCCCTGCCGTCAGCCGCTGGATTTCTTCAACACTCACGCCGGGCGCACGCTCACGTAAAATAAATTTCCCATCTTCAATATCAAGCAATGCTAAATCCGTTAACACTCTTTTAATACACGCCTTCCCGGTCAGCGGTAAGGTACATTGCTTTAATAATTTGGACTCACCGTTTTTCGATGAATGCGTCATAGCCACCAGAATATTTTCTGCTCCGGCCACTAAATCCATCGCCCCGCCCATGCCTTTGATAAGTTTGCCTGGAATCATATAAGAGGCGATATTACCGTGACAGTCAACTTCAAAAGCGCCCAGTACCGTTAGGTCAACATGGCCACCGCGAATCATCGCAAATGATTCAGCCGATGAAAAAATTGATGCCCCATCCAACAACGTTACTGTTTGCTTACCCGCATTAATTACATCAGCGTCGACCTCACCTTCCAATGGAAATGGGCCCATACCTAAAATACCGTTCTCTGACTGCAGCATCACAGAGACATTATCCGGCACATAATTAGCCGCCAGCGTAGGAATGCCAATCCCTAAATTGACGTAATAACCGTCTTTGAATTCCTGTGCCAGTCGTTGTGCCAGCTGTTCCCGGGTTAAAGCCATCGCTACTCTCCTCTCTAAGCCTTAAGCCGAACGTACCGTTCTTTGCTCTATGGTTTTCTTGAATGTACCCTGTATCAACCGATCAACATAAATACCCGGTAGATGCACCTGATCGGGATCTATTGCTCCGACCTCGACAATTTCTTCTACTTCAACAACGGCAATCTTACCGGCGGTAATCGCCATGGGATTAAAATTTCTGGCGGTTCTTCTAAACACCAAATTACCATGACGATCCGCTTTCCACGCTTTGGCAATCGAGAAATCCCCCTGCAGGGATTCTTCCAGAATGTAATGTCGACCATTAAACTCGCGAACGTCTTTGCCCTCACCAACCAAAGTGCCATAACCAGTAGCCGTATAAAATGCCGGAATACCCGCACCACCTGCGCGCATTTTCTCAGCCAGTGTTCCCTGCGGCGTCAGCTCAACCTCCAGCTCTCCGCTCATCATTTGCGATTCAAACAAGGCATTTTCCCCAACGTAGGAAGCGATTATTTTTTTGATTTGTTTATTAATCAGCAGCAAGCCCAAACCCTCGCCATCAACACCACAGTTGTTGGAAGCGATGGTGAGACCGGTTGTTCCTTTGCGCTGAATTTCCTTAATCAGGTTTTCAGGAATACCGCACAGGCCAAAACCACCGGCAATCACCGTCATGCCATCCTCAAGCCCTGCCATTGCCTCCTCGTAACTTGTCACCACTTTATCAAAGCCTGCCATCATCGCCTCCGGGATCTTGCGCTCACGCTACGCTCGTAACATCAACGCGAATAAACTATCACTTTACAAAGACTACGGAATAAAATTATATTTAACAAATTTAAATATACTAACTATTGATAAATTTAATAAATGAATATCACCATCAAGCAAATCCAGTCCTTTGTAGCTGTGGCTACAGCCCATAGCTTTGCCGAAGCCTGCGCTGAGCTGCACCTGTCCCAGCCCGCGCTAAGCATTAGTATTAAAAAACTGGAGGAGGCCATCGGCGGTCAACTGATTACCAGAACCACACGATCAGTTGTGCTCAGCCCGGAGGGAGAACAGTTTTATCCTGTCGCTAAACGCCTGCTTGCTGATTGGGAGAACTCCCTGCAAGATGTCAGCAACTTATTCTCGCTTCGACGCGGCAAGCTGGATATTGCTGTCATGCCCACTTTTGCTAGCAGCCTACTCCCCGCTTTACTCAACCGCTATCATCAGCAATTTCCCGATATCAATATTACCGTGCATGATGTAATTTCAGAAAATGTTGTCAATATGGTACGCAGTGGTCACGCGGAAATAGGGATAACCTTTGACCCTGGGGAGCAGCAGGATTTAAATTTCACGCCACTATTTCTCGATAGATTTGTGGCGGTATTACCGCAAGAACACCCGTTACTTGCACTGAAAACACTAAAATGGAGCAACCTGACTGGCCTGCCTTTTATCGCCTTACAAAGACCATCCAGCATTCGGCTGCTTATCGACGAAATACTTGAAAATTATAATATTAGCTTGGCACCGGTATTCGAAGCGCATCAATTAGCGACCATCGGCCGGATGGTTGCACAAGGCCTTGGTGTGAGCGTAGTCCCCTCTCTCAGCGAAGACCAAATGCATGAACTTGGCGCACAATGCAGGCCGGTAAAAGGCCCCATCATTAATCGCAATGTTGGTGTTATCACCCGTAGTCGCCAGCCACTATCTTCCGCAGCTAAATCGATGCTGGACGCTATCGTTACTTGAACACTATTAACCAACTGACGATAAAATGCTGGTTTCTTACACGTATTTTCCTCACCCTGATGCAACAACAGCTTATAGCAGAGTCAGGCTTTGGGTAGAAAATACATCTAGCTCTTAAGGCCTCACCGGCTTGATTGCCTCACTAACTCCGGCATTTGCAGGGAATTTCGATAAGCCGAAGGCGTACTCCCGGTTATCCGCTTGAACATTAAATTAAACGATGACTTGGAATTAAACCCCGCTGCCAGCGCAATATCCAATAGCGAATGTTCTGACCACCCTGCTGCTGTCATTAAACGCTGGGTTTCCTGTACCCGAGCACGATTGATAAATTCGGAAAAACTGATTTTATATTGATCATTAATAGCTTCCGACAACTGTCGGGCCGGGAGCCGTAGCTGCTCGGCAAATTCCTTAAGCGTAATTTGTGGATCAACATAAGGTTTTTTTTCTGCCATAAAAGCATTTATCTTTTGCAATACTTGTTGATGCTGATGATTAGGTAAATGCACCATATTGCTAGACAGATGCTGACTCAAGTCTTCATCCTCCGCTTCTATAGTCGGGATAAACTCTGCTGACCCCAGACCTTTAAAGATTAGCAACGAAAACCAGCTGGAGGCGATAATAAAAAAAGCGAAATCGAGTTGATCGGTTATCTCTTTAGCCAGATAAAAACCTAAGCCCATACGCACAAACATAAAGATATACGTTACCGCAAAAATCTGCACTGCAGTATTTAACCATTGGTAGGCATCAGGCAACACAATGGATTTTGTGTGGGATACTACTAATCTAAATCGTCTAATTTGCAAAAAACTCAGACCAATATAAATACCCTGACTAAAAACCGCGAGAGTGATAACAGTATTATCGCTAAACAACCCCACAGACCATAACAACATTGCAAATCCATAGGGCAACAGGTGCCAAAAGTCGCTACGCGACATTGATAGCTTTTTACTCAAAATCCCTATCACTGACAAATATAAAAAAGGGCCATATAGCAACATCAATGCTGAGGCATGATCAAAGCATTTAACCCCGTAATAATTTTCCAAACCAATAAAACCGGCGTGCAGGCCAATAGTAAAAAATAAGCCTGCCATAGCGGCTGACTTTTTTTGTGCGATGACAAAACTTGCCAACAGGCTACAGAGCACAAATAACGTAAATTGAAATAAGGTCACCAGTGCAATCAAGGCTTCTATCCTTTTTAATCAACAGTAGTGCAACAGTCCATTTTCAACCCAGCCCAAATAAAATTAGCTTCTCAAGAATGAGAGATGGACGAGCAATATAATAAATTATTAATCTTATTTTTTATCCCAGCGATCACCGAGTCTAACCAATCGTAGCAATCGTTAAAACCTATCCAGCCAAACCGCTATGCCATTATTTTCTCTATCCCACCCTATATAAAGCACGCCCAATAAGCGTCCAATATCAGGTGGAAATTTACAAACGTAATCTTGGACGTCACCGCCTCAAAACTTTTAATTTAAAATTTCATTAATAATCAAAAGCTTATGCATCCTTACGTCTAACAACATGTATTTGGGCGACCCCGTATTGCCCAGACTTTATTTTCGGTATTCGTCATTGTGAACGGAAAAACCAGCCTTACCACTCACACGACGAACTTCGGATTCTAATAATAGCTAACCCAAGTAAAAAGGTAATAATCATGATTATTAAAAAACTCTCTCTCGGTGTCGCCGTCGGTACCGCACTTATGGCTGCCGCCATAAATGCCAACGCTGATAGCTGCCTGTATGTACAATCATCTCCTGGCGGTAGTTTTAACGTCTGTGAGGAAACCGTTAATCAAACATACTGCGATGGTGTTGATGGCGATTGGAGCGCTAATGCCTGTGATATCTCCAATATTGTCGGTAGCTGCGTAACGCCAAGCAGCTCCATTCACTACCTGGAAGGCAGTGCCAGTAGCCTGTCTTTCGGCTGTGGTTTCCAAAATGGTGAATGGCAAGACCCTGCGCCAACGCCTGATCCCGATCCTACTCCCGACCCTGATCCAACGCCTGATCCTGATCCAACCCCGGATCCAGACCCGACTCCTGACCCAGATCCTACGCCCGATCCAGACCCCATCCCTGATCCAGATCCTGTACCCGGTATCGCAGGCCCGGATAGCACCGCATTACGCGCACTGGACAGCGATTCACTGTGTACGGTTACCGATCATGGTAATTACTACAGTTTTGTTCGCACCAATGCCGATCGTCGTGATAATCGTGGCGTGGTTCTGTACGCTGGTGGTGGTGTCGCCGCTGAAGCGTATGCAAAAGTTGCCCGCAACTTATGTATCACTCAACAAGATGCGTTCATTATCAAAGGTGATGGTGTGGAGATTATCCAAACCAATCCAATGGCGGCGATTGAACCGATTCTGGCCAATCCCGGCATGGAAAAATGGGCAGTCGGTGGTCACTCTTTAGGTGGCGTTATTGGTAGTTTGTTTATCTCCAGCAACCCAGGACTGGTGCAGGGCTTGATCTTATTAGGCTCAGAACCCGCACTGCCAATGCAAGCTACCGGTATTAAAGCAATTACCATTTACGCAACTAACGACCTGATAGAAACACCAGAGGAAGTTATTACGTCATTGGCGTTATTACCAGCGGATACTGAAGTGGTTGAAATTGAAGGCGGTAACCACGCCCAATTCGGCAACTACGGTGAGCAAGCAGGTGATGGCGAAGCTGAGATTTCCTCCAGCAAGCAAAAGAGTCTGTTCAAATACGAACTACGTGATTTTATGGACTCACTGTAATACCAAGTTAGGGATCAACTAAGTAGATCAAACCGGCTTCGGCCGGTTTTTTTTTGCTACAAACAATCAGCCATTATTCTGATTGCAGATGATTGAACGCCTTACCTAAAAACTTCTCCGACTGTTTCAATCCCTCTGTCAACTCACGTTGATCAGCCAAGTCATTAATCTGCGCCCAGTGTACTAACACATTTTCGGGTGTTTGATCTGCGGGAGCTAAATACACGCCTTCGGTTTCAAATAAACGGGTAGTGGCAAAACCACCGGCGCCCGCGCATAAAATCATCCGGTTAGGCGCATCATCGTGACACAAGGTTAAGGCACCCGCAGTGACGGCTTCAGGGGTTAACATCGCCAATACCTCTGGCGGCATTAAGTCTTCAGTCATACGGGTTCCTGCCGTTGGGGCTAATGCATTAATTCGAATATTGTATTTAGCTCCTTCCAAAACCAACGTATTCATCAAACCCAACACGGCCATTTTCGCAGCACCATAATTCGTCTGGCCAAAATTACCGTACATACCACTCGAAGAAGTGGTCATCACTATACGACCATAAGTCTGGGCTTTCATGATTTCCCATACTGCTTTACAGCAGTTCACTGACCCCATGAGATGCACATCCATCACTAAACGAAAATCATCCAGCGCCATTTTTGAAAAAGATTTATCACGCAAAATACCGGCGTTATTGATTAAAATATCAACCCGCCCCCACTTTGCTAACGCTTGTTTGACCATATCCTCGACTTCATCAAAGCTGGCGACGTTGGCTCCGTGGGCGATGGCTTCACCACCGTTCGCTTCGATTAAGGCAACCACTTCCAGCGCTGCAGCCGAACCGCCACCACTGCCATCACGTGCTCCACCCAAATCGTTAACCACGACTTTGGCACCGCGAGCGGCAAGCTCTAATGCGTGCGAGCGACCCAAACCATTGCCCGCACCGGTTACGATAGCGACCTTTCCTGCAAAATTAATTGTCATAATTTTATTCAACCTGTTTCTTTCAGTAGTTTCTTAATAAACCTTTAGATTAAAGCATCTGCATTGTAATCCACTCGGCAATCAATGCTGGCTTATCTTCCCCTTCAATCTCAACGGTTACTTGTAAACGTAATAAAAATTGACCGGGATTTTTTTCTTCGATAGCTGCAAACGTCGCTCTGCCACGAACTCGACTATTCACTTTCACTGGTGTTAAAAAACGTACTTTATCAAAACCGTAATTGACCAACGTATGGGCACCCTCGATAACCATCGAAAACCCTTTTGCAAAATGCGTCAACATCGACAGGGTCAAAAAACCATGGGCGATGGTATCACCAAATGGTCCTTCTTTTGCTGCCACAGGATCGACATGAATAAATTGTTGATCGAGCGTGCAATCCGCAAACTGATTAATTTGATCCTGAGTAACGGTAAACCACTCTGAGGGTTCACTGCTAAAGCCCACATAATTAGACACCTCATCACGCTTAATAATTTGTGCCATTGCACCACTCCTTTTCCTATTGTTTTTAAGTACTGTTTATTCGCTAATGATTTAGAACCACTGGGGATCCATATCAAAACTGGTGCTATCCATCCCGGTTAGTAAGTTAGCCCAGGCATATATTTCAGGCAGTTCAAATTTGAAGAAATACTTTAATGCCTGTAATTTGCCACGATAGAATTTCTCATCTGCTTGGTGCGGTTTATTCGCCAAGCCCTGATTTGCCACAATACCTTGACGCAACCACATCCAGGCAATGACGATATTGCCAAACAACTCCAGGTATTTAACTGAGTTTGATAATGCCAAATCGATATTTTTAGTCATCATGGCACCGAGCAAGGCCTCAGTAGTTTGTTTTAGTGTTGCAATAGCGGTTGACAGTTCATCGGCATAAGCGCTGAGCTCAACATCACTACGCGCCTGACTACAAGTTTTTTCCATTTCCTCAATGACCGCTAAATAACCTGCCATATTATTCATCGGTACTTTACGTGCGAGCAAATCCAAGGACTGTATACCCGTAGTACCTTCGTGGATCGGGTTAAGGCGATTATCCCGATAAAGCATTTCCACCGGATGCTCGCTAATATAACCGTGTCCACCTAATACCTGAATCGCCAGACTATTCGCTTTAGGTCCATACTCAGACGGCCAGGTTTTAATCATCGGTGTTAAAAAATCCAGCAGTAAATGCGCGCGCTGACGCTCTTGTTCGGTAGCGGCCGTTTTTTCATCATCGGCTAGTTGAGCCCCTAATAAACACAATGAGAATGCACCTTCTGCATAAGCTTTTTGTGCAAGTAACATGCGCCTGACATCAGCGTGTTCAATGATATTAACGGGCTTTGACGCGGGGTCTTTGGAAGAAGCCAAGCGACCCTGAGGGCGTTCTTTGGCGTAATCCAAAGAATATTGATAACCGGTTAATGCCAGTAAGGCCGCGCCGCTACCCACCATCACCCGCGCTTCATTCATCATATGGAACATATAACGTAAACCTTTATGCTCCTCGCCCACCAAATAGCCTACAGCGCCACCCTTCTCACCAAAACTGAGCGAGGTTGAGGTTTGCCCGCGCCCACCCATTTTGTGAAACAGCCCCGCAAGATTGACATCATTGCGCTTACCCATTGAACCATCGGCATTGACTAAAAACTTGGGCACAATAAACAGCGAAATCCCTTTCACCCCTTTGGGCGCACCTTTAATCCGTGCCAATACCAAGTGCACAATATTTTCATTGAGATCGTGATCGCCACCGGAAATAAAGATTTTATTGCCAGTAATGAAATATTCACCACTTTCATTTTTTTCCGCGATGGTCGTTAAATCCGCCAAACCCGAACCCGCATGGGCTTCAGTCATAGCCATGGTGCCAGCAAAGCGACCACAGCGCATAGGTTCAACCCATAGCCGCTTTTGTGCATCACTACCATAGGCATCAATTAAATTCGCATTAGCGTTGGTCAGACTGATGTAACCAATTGTGGTACTGCCCGCAGCGGTTAGATAGCCATTGGCAACTGCACTGACGATAGCCGGCAACTGCATCCCACCGTCATCGTAATCAGCACCGGGAGAGATCAACCCGGCACTGGCAATGGCATCCAAAGCGACTTTAATCTCAGGAATCATCTGCACCCTATCACCGTCAAAAGTAGGCTGGTGTTGATCTACCTTCAATCGATTAGGTAACAAATATTTTTCAGCGATAGTCTGGGCGGTATCCATTGCCGCTTGGAAAGTTTCACGATTATGGTCGGCATACCGGGGCCGCTGGGTGAGGGCTTCAGTATCAAATAGCTCATAGAGCATAAATTCCAGATCGCGGCGATCAAGGATTGGAGCAGCCATGGTAAAACCCTGAAGTTTGGCGAATGATGTCCGCTATTGTCCACCAACGCCCCGGACGTTACCATGACATCTGATGTCTGGCTTATTACAACATCTATGAGAACAATCCGTCGATAGGTTATTAACTGACACTAGAGATTTACTTTTGCAGCAGACTCACCTCCAACTCCCCTTTAGTCGCTTTCTGAAATTCTGGCGAGCAGTGCATAGTGTCAGTCAGCAACAATTAGCCGAGCGGCTGGATAGTTCACCACGTCATATCAGCCGCTTGGAAAATGGCAGCAGCCGTCCCAGTGAAAGCATGGTGATTGAAATTGCCAAAGCCCTCAAACTTGGTGACAGGGATAGTAATCATCTATTAATTTCAGCAGGTTACGCCGCCATAGAAAAACCCGTGGATTTTCACTCCGCAGAATTAAAATGGCTACGTAAAGCCATGACTATGAACCTGCGGGCACTAGACCCCTACCCCACCACTTTACTCGATAGATCCAGTAATATCCTGATGGTTAATCGTGGCTGGGTCAGTTTTTTTAGTAACAGTGTAAACACCAAAGAATTAAATCAGGTGAGTAACTTTTATGATTTTATTTTTAGTCGTGAAGGCGCGGGAAATATTATTAGCAACTGGGAAGATACTTTATCGGTAATCCTCATGTCTCTCACCCAACAAAGTTTATTTAGTGACAAAGAACAAGACAAAGCCTTACCGCTTAAATTAGCCAAGCATCCCAGCGTCCCTCAT is drawn from Oceanicoccus sp. KOV_DT_Chl and contains these coding sequences:
- a CDS encoding CoA transferase subunit A; this encodes MAGFDKVVTSYEEAMAGLEDGMTVIAGGFGLCGIPENLIKEIQRKGTTGLTIASNNCGVDGEGLGLLLINKQIKKIIASYVGENALFESQMMSGELEVELTPQGTLAEKMRAGGAGIPAFYTATGYGTLVGEGKDVREFNGRHYILEESLQGDFSIAKAWKADRHGNLVFRRTARNFNPMAITAGKIAVVEVEEIVEVGAIDPDQVHLPGIYVDRLIQGTFKKTIEQRTVRSA
- a CDS encoding LysR family transcriptional regulator; translated protein: MNITIKQIQSFVAVATAHSFAEACAELHLSQPALSISIKKLEEAIGGQLITRTTRSVVLSPEGEQFYPVAKRLLADWENSLQDVSNLFSLRRGKLDIAVMPTFASSLLPALLNRYHQQFPDINITVHDVISENVVNMVRSGHAEIGITFDPGEQQDLNFTPLFLDRFVAVLPQEHPLLALKTLKWSNLTGLPFIALQRPSSIRLLIDEILENYNISLAPVFEAHQLATIGRMVAQGLGVSVVPSLSEDQMHELGAQCRPVKGPIINRNVGVITRSRQPLSSAAKSMLDAIVT
- a CDS encoding VPLPA-CTERM sorting domain-containing protein — protein: MMKLILSLFGLILPFYAKAAPLSIIDICNPSLGCYIQSVLGATANATFYTANDQYGLSVYTEYNLGASSNHYDPGTEYGYPPVRTSLSGSVFLRSQFQYLASDSSFRVSLIDSGPSWQGTPFRTTNFDLSFEALLAGYGYEYNSGGAGEIDPEEGVYYGNMQSDKWLHSCIECGWDIDIQLIDMLYSFNGSYFQFNVNPFDDRELLYKDQTTYYYNDITTYSLSDVPVPAAAWLFGSALVGLAGIKRKK
- a CDS encoding alpha/beta hydrolase, producing MIIKKLSLGVAVGTALMAAAINANADSCLYVQSSPGGSFNVCEETVNQTYCDGVDGDWSANACDISNIVGSCVTPSSSIHYLEGSASSLSFGCGFQNGEWQDPAPTPDPDPTPDPDPTPDPDPTPDPDPTPDPDPTPDPDPIPDPDPVPGIAGPDSTALRALDSDSLCTVTDHGNYYSFVRTNADRRDNRGVVLYAGGGVAAEAYAKVARNLCITQQDAFIIKGDGVEIIQTNPMAAIEPILANPGMEKWAVGGHSLGGVIGSLFISSNPGLVQGLILLGSEPALPMQATGIKAITIYATNDLIETPEEVITSLALLPADTEVVEIEGGNHAQFGNYGEQAGDGEAEISSSKQKSLFKYELRDFMDSL
- a CDS encoding MaoC family dehydratase; the encoded protein is MAQIIKRDEVSNYVGFSSEPSEWFTVTQDQINQFADCTLDQQFIHVDPVAAKEGPFGDTIAHGFLTLSMLTHFAKGFSMVIEGAHTLVNYGFDKVRFLTPVKVNSRVRGRATFAAIEEKNPGQFLLRLQVTVEIEGEDKPALIAEWITMQML
- a CDS encoding helix-turn-helix domain-containing protein — translated: MQQTHLQLPFSRFLKFWRAVHSVSQQQLAERLDSSPRHISRLENGSSRPSESMVIEIAKALKLGDRDSNHLLISAGYAAIEKPVDFHSAELKWLRKAMTMNLRALDPYPTTLLDRSSNILMVNRGWVSFFSNSVNTKELNQVSNFYDFIFSREGAGNIISNWEDTLSVILMSLTQQSLFSDKEQDKALPLKLAKHPSVPHDWQQRASKLEPMASFKVQMEINGKLQRFFSVSSTVGALGTTAYASEPNLTIQTLYPENEQAVIDSLINDNLKHPLLYY
- a CDS encoding SDR family NAD(P)-dependent oxidoreductase → MTINFAGKVAIVTGAGNGLGRSHALELAARGAKVVVNDLGGARDGSGGGSAAALEVVALIEANGGEAIAHGANVASFDEVEDMVKQALAKWGRVDILINNAGILRDKSFSKMALDDFRLVMDVHLMGSVNCCKAVWEIMKAQTYGRIVMTTSSSGMYGNFGQTNYGAAKMAVLGLMNTLVLEGAKYNIRINALAPTAGTRMTEDLMPPEVLAMLTPEAVTAGALTLCHDDAPNRMILCAGAGGFATTRLFETEGVYLAPADQTPENVLVHWAQINDLADQRELTEGLKQSEKFLGKAFNHLQSE
- a CDS encoding acyl-CoA dehydrogenase, whose amino-acid sequence is MAAPILDRRDLEFMLYELFDTEALTQRPRYADHNRETFQAAMDTAQTIAEKYLLPNRLKVDQHQPTFDGDRVQMIPEIKVALDAIASAGLISPGADYDDGGMQLPAIVSAVANGYLTAAGSTTIGYISLTNANANLIDAYGSDAQKRLWVEPMRCGRFAGTMAMTEAHAGSGLADLTTIAEKNESGEYFITGNKIFISGGDHDLNENIVHLVLARIKGAPKGVKGISLFIVPKFLVNADGSMGKRNDVNLAGLFHKMGGRGQTSTSLSFGEKGGAVGYLVGEEHKGLRYMFHMMNEARVMVGSGAALLALTGYQYSLDYAKERPQGRLASSKDPASKPVNIIEHADVRRMLLAQKAYAEGAFSLCLLGAQLADDEKTAATEQERQRAHLLLDFLTPMIKTWPSEYGPKANSLAIQVLGGHGYISEHPVEMLYRDNRLNPIHEGTTGIQSLDLLARKVPMNNMAGYLAVIEEMEKTCSQARSDVELSAYADELSTAIATLKQTTEALLGAMMTKNIDLALSNSVKYLELFGNIVIAWMWLRQGIVANQGLANKPHQADEKFYRGKLQALKYFFKFELPEIYAWANLLTGMDSTSFDMDPQWF
- a CDS encoding C1 family peptidase; the protein is MTKSIHLSSIILLTTAAMTAPILWAETISRQFTPLPTVPEDALTRKGEIVMTELYQTMGMEFPANKKKSIEPPTPPTPKPSPAPTPQPEPKPKPKNDAFWEDDDDFFDEDKGFDEIAKGFDENFDSTVAGWNKEYEETLQRWGLAEKQYIENKNQYMLATYDFEKFDTGEAQTGNNLATADRSTRPTQPGDFHIIPYAFTQNVQDQAGRGTCAAFAGVKAIETLISQREVNTIADTINLSEQQFFYLARVDCIEQPCRPEFDPKGRVKNDGSTFDLGFKVNKTVAHKDASLMSEQYCLYRPVINDNVTYSPLQNYCQVNSGGQRYRVASYSTKIPVDNILSELNANRPVAAGFKLPNSFFNAKGLVSLVDPNTGQGTGPHTGGHAVALIGYVLLPETYWAIEGKYCVVTSNSWGEGWGKGGYACITEKWMKKFYMYSTSISQVNQVQL
- a CDS encoding CoA transferase subunit B — encoded protein: MALTREQLAQRLAQEFKDGYYVNLGIGIPTLAANYVPDNVSVMLQSENGILGMGPFPLEGEVDADVINAGKQTVTLLDGASIFSSAESFAMIRGGHVDLTVLGAFEVDCHGNIASYMIPGKLIKGMGGAMDLVAGAENILVAMTHSSKNGESKLLKQCTLPLTGKACIKRVLTDLALLDIEDGKFILRERAPGVSVEEIQRLTAGELVIPEDVTEMVFNV
- a CDS encoding AraC family transcriptional regulator; its protein translation is MIALVTLFQFTLFVLCSLLASFVIAQKKSAAMAGLFFTIGLHAGFIGLENYYGVKCFDHASALMLLYGPFLYLSVIGILSKKLSMSRSDFWHLLPYGFAMLLWSVGLFSDNTVITLAVFSQGIYIGLSFLQIRRFRLVVSHTKSIVLPDAYQWLNTAVQIFAVTYIFMFVRMGLGFYLAKEITDQLDFAFFIIASSWFSLLIFKGLGSAEFIPTIEAEDEDLSQHLSSNMVHLPNHQHQQVLQKINAFMAEKKPYVDPQITLKEFAEQLRLPARQLSEAINDQYKISFSEFINRARVQETQRLMTAAGWSEHSLLDIALAAGFNSKSSFNLMFKRITGSTPSAYRNSLQMPELVRQSSR